One Candidatus Devosia phytovorans genomic window carries:
- a CDS encoding response regulator, whose protein sequence is MDIERRRMSAARSALGLDPAIAIGLTTALLFFIASGLIAYVNVQSLRENNQRIVETHVAIVALDELFSTVQDAETGQRGFLLTGTETYLAPYTSAVQQIPTRLDDIGQRTSGSEGQDQRLATLRINIDAKLAELNETIDLRRSGQLDAALAIVNSDRGKVEMDAIRAQITAMALEEGRVRTQRLANMEIAHDRAVWSAVLSAMLGVLLTGIIAFLMRRTTLSQRREQWLQSGEVGLAAATMGDQPMERLGTSVLEFLAGYTGAVAGAVFASNGDRYLRVGLYGVPSGVAVPATFGPREGLLGQAAADARPIVVSDVPQGYLAFGSALGTGEPRHLAILPGKIDENVNSVVELGFLRPIDEPVMALLERASEAIAIAVRSATYRGELQNLLEETQRQSEELQTQSEELRVSNEELEEQSRALKESQVRLEQQQVELEQTNAQLEEQAQQLETQRDDLEKVNASVELKARELEQASQYKSDFLANMSHELRTPLNSSLILAKLLADNQEDNLTDEQVKYAKTIQSSGNDLLNLINDILDLSKIEAGHVEIRPEAVSVERLANSLRQTFDPLAADKKLDFAVEISLDGPPSVDTDPQRLEQVLKNLLSNAIKFTEAGEVRLVISPGSDRMLNFAVSDTGIGIAKDQQQSIFEAFHQADGTISRKYGGTGLGLSISRQLVRLLGGTFELRSEPGKGSVFTVNLPMEYDAVRVAPRDLGLPVAATSNLPAAPVAPAATRPMVRVPDDRDSLTGDKRILLVIEDDSTFASIVRDLSREMGFQSIVAGTAEEALGLAKTIMPSAIVLDVGLPDQSGLAVLDRLKDDVQTRHIPIHVVSAGDHTESAHSLGAIGFANKPITREQLVGVLQKLEARLSQTMHRILVVEDDPIQRDAVAKLLGSADVQTVTASTAAECLALLRDQTFDCMVLDLTLPDASGYSLLETLSQESAYAFPPVIVYTGRDLSADDEQRLRRYSRSIIIKGAKSPERLLDEVSLFLHQVVSELPQEQQRMIRKARHRDSLLEGRRVLIVEDDVRNVYALTNILEPRGAIVQIARNGKEALDTLQAADELSGIDLVLMDVMMPVMDGLTAAREIRKNPKWKKLPIITLTAKAMPDDQQRCIEAGANDYMAKPLDVDKLLSLVRVWMPK, encoded by the coding sequence ATGGACATCGAACGCCGAAGAATGAGTGCAGCTAGGTCGGCTCTTGGATTGGATCCAGCTATCGCCATCGGCCTGACCACAGCCCTGCTGTTCTTCATAGCCAGTGGTCTCATCGCTTACGTTAACGTGCAGTCGCTGAGGGAGAACAATCAGAGGATCGTCGAAACGCACGTTGCGATCGTGGCGCTGGACGAGCTGTTCTCAACGGTCCAGGACGCGGAGACAGGACAACGCGGCTTCCTGCTTACTGGTACCGAAACCTATCTCGCTCCTTACACCTCTGCCGTTCAGCAAATTCCGACGCGACTGGATGACATCGGCCAGCGCACGTCGGGCAGCGAAGGACAGGACCAGCGGCTCGCCACTTTGCGGATAAACATCGATGCCAAGCTGGCGGAGTTGAACGAGACAATCGATCTTCGTCGTTCTGGACAACTGGATGCCGCACTGGCCATCGTTAATTCCGACCGCGGCAAAGTCGAGATGGACGCGATCCGCGCGCAGATCACCGCCATGGCCCTGGAAGAGGGGCGGGTCCGCACGCAGCGCCTGGCCAATATGGAGATCGCACATGACCGCGCGGTCTGGAGCGCCGTGCTGTCGGCGATGCTCGGCGTTCTTCTCACAGGCATCATCGCTTTCCTGATGCGTCGGACGACATTGTCCCAGCGCAGGGAGCAATGGTTGCAGTCGGGCGAGGTGGGACTGGCCGCGGCAACCATGGGCGACCAGCCGATGGAGCGACTGGGCACCAGTGTCCTCGAATTCCTGGCCGGTTACACCGGCGCGGTAGCAGGCGCAGTGTTCGCTAGTAACGGCGACCGATACCTGCGCGTCGGTTTGTACGGGGTGCCGTCTGGGGTGGCGGTGCCGGCCACCTTCGGACCCCGCGAAGGTCTGCTTGGTCAGGCTGCCGCCGACGCCCGCCCGATCGTTGTCAGCGACGTCCCGCAGGGTTACCTCGCTTTTGGATCGGCTCTGGGCACCGGCGAACCGCGCCATCTCGCGATCCTGCCCGGCAAGATCGACGAAAACGTCAATTCCGTCGTGGAGCTTGGTTTTCTTCGTCCGATCGACGAGCCGGTCATGGCCCTGCTCGAACGCGCCTCCGAAGCGATTGCCATCGCCGTACGTTCCGCGACCTATCGTGGCGAACTGCAGAACCTACTCGAGGAAACGCAGCGTCAATCTGAAGAACTGCAGACGCAGAGCGAGGAACTGCGGGTATCCAACGAGGAGCTGGAGGAGCAGAGTCGTGCACTCAAAGAATCTCAGGTACGCCTAGAGCAACAGCAGGTCGAGCTCGAACAGACCAATGCGCAGCTTGAGGAGCAGGCCCAGCAACTCGAAACGCAGCGAGACGACCTCGAAAAGGTAAATGCCTCAGTGGAACTTAAGGCTCGGGAGCTCGAGCAGGCAAGCCAGTACAAGTCGGACTTCCTGGCTAATATGTCCCACGAACTGCGCACGCCTCTAAACTCATCGCTGATCCTGGCTAAGCTGCTTGCCGACAATCAGGAGGACAACCTGACAGATGAGCAGGTCAAGTATGCCAAGACCATCCAATCCTCCGGCAACGACCTACTAAATCTGATCAACGACATCCTCGATCTTTCCAAGATCGAGGCGGGGCATGTCGAGATACGCCCGGAGGCGGTGTCGGTGGAGCGGCTGGCGAACAGTCTTAGACAGACTTTCGATCCGCTGGCTGCGGATAAGAAGCTGGACTTCGCGGTGGAAATCTCCCTGGACGGTCCGCCGAGTGTCGACACCGACCCCCAGCGGCTCGAGCAGGTTCTCAAAAACCTGCTGTCGAACGCTATCAAGTTCACCGAGGCCGGAGAGGTCCGGCTGGTCATTTCTCCCGGCAGCGACCGGATGCTTAATTTCGCTGTCAGCGACACGGGGATCGGCATCGCAAAGGACCAGCAACAGAGTATCTTCGAAGCCTTTCACCAGGCGGATGGCACGATCAGCCGGAAGTACGGCGGTACCGGCCTGGGCCTTTCCATCTCCCGCCAGTTGGTGCGCCTCCTGGGCGGCACCTTCGAGCTGCGCAGCGAACCCGGGAAGGGCAGCGTCTTCACAGTGAACCTTCCGATGGAATACGACGCTGTCAGGGTTGCGCCGCGCGACCTCGGCCTGCCTGTCGCCGCGACATCGAATTTGCCTGCCGCACCTGTCGCGCCCGCAGCAACGCGACCGATGGTCCGGGTGCCGGACGATCGCGATTCCCTCACCGGCGACAAGCGGATTCTGCTAGTCATCGAGGACGACAGCACCTTCGCTTCTATCGTTCGTGATCTTTCTCGCGAGATGGGCTTCCAGTCGATCGTCGCCGGGACTGCCGAAGAGGCTCTTGGGCTGGCGAAAACCATCATGCCGAGCGCCATCGTCCTCGACGTCGGTCTTCCCGACCAGTCCGGGCTGGCGGTCCTCGACCGCCTCAAGGATGACGTGCAGACCAGGCATATCCCGATCCATGTCGTGTCGGCGGGCGATCACACGGAGTCCGCTCATTCCTTGGGAGCAATCGGCTTCGCCAACAAGCCGATCACACGGGAGCAGCTGGTCGGTGTGCTTCAAAAGCTTGAAGCACGGCTCTCGCAAACCATGCATCGTATCCTGGTGGTCGAGGACGATCCGATCCAGCGCGACGCTGTGGCCAAGCTCCTGGGATCGGCCGATGTGCAGACTGTGACTGCTAGCACGGCTGCCGAATGCTTGGCGCTGCTGCGAGACCAAACCTTTGACTGTATGGTCCTCGATCTCACGCTGCCCGATGCCTCGGGGTATTCGCTGCTGGAAACCCTGAGCCAGGAATCGGCCTACGCCTTCCCGCCGGTCATAGTCTATACTGGGCGGGACCTGTCTGCGGATGACGAACAGCGACTGCGTCGATACTCACGGTCCATCATCATCAAGGGCGCGAAATCGCCCGAGCGGCTGCTCGACGAGGTTAGTCTCTTCCTGCATCAGGTGGTTTCCGAACTGCCGCAGGAACAGCAGAGGATGATCCGCAAGGCCCGCCATCGCGACTCCCTGCTGGAGGGCCGCCGCGTCCTCATAGTCGAGGACGATGTCAGGAACGTCTATGCCCTCACAAACATCCTCGAGCCTAGAGGAGCGATCGTGCAGATCGCGCGCAATGGCAAGGAGGCGCTCGATACGCTGCAGGCCGCCGACGAACTTTCCGGCATTGACCTCGTGCTCATGGATGTCATGATGCCAGTGATGGACGGTCTCACCGCCGCGCGCGAGATCCGCAAAAATCCGAAATGGAAGAAGCTGCCCATTATCACGCTGACGGCCAAGGCCATGCCTGACGACCAGCAACGGTGCATAGAAGCCGGAGCCAACGACTACATGGCCAAGCCCCTCGACGTCGACAAGCTCTTGTCCCTAGTGCGCGTCTGGATGCCCAAATGA
- a CDS encoding bifunctional diguanylate cyclase/phosphodiesterase encodes MNRNDEGAATNTAVLVTAVARIDPDEVIVTCNASAEATVLGAHAVSHRLSVKLSEAVKFGRIGKVGLSQFKSAAEAKSGVFHLNDGRMFLLHATIVDGWKQLEWTDVSRLSSASALREPVTGLYNRHGFAEALSRRSPGSTQMLLRLVVDSFGKVRDQLGQLTADHFVCRIADRIASRIDPAGVHLAHFGNGEFLMVIDEAGEAVALDMLDLLSRPYLVDGGMIHCSVSIGMVAAPDVGDIDEELRNAGLALQQARLEGGNSAQPFTASMRHALERRNALEFDLRKALALGKLSLVYQPQYRIEGHKLVGFEALLRWDREAGPVSPADFIPLAEELGLIVPIGEWVLRTACLQAANWPGHITISVNVSPVQFRSPGIVTAVAAAINNARLDPSRLDLEVTEGALLANSAAIMDVFHQLKILGVKFSMDDFGTGYSSLSYLQRFPFDKIKIDQSFVRRLPDRDSRAIIRAVCALGKSLGMATIAEGVETEDQLSQVKKKGCQQVQGYLTGRPMTPDMADLLAAGIELTSGER; translated from the coding sequence ATGAACAGGAACGACGAAGGCGCAGCGACCAACACTGCCGTCCTCGTTACCGCAGTTGCGCGTATTGACCCCGACGAGGTGATCGTAACCTGCAACGCGTCGGCGGAGGCAACCGTTCTCGGCGCGCATGCAGTTTCTCACCGCCTCTCCGTTAAGCTCAGCGAGGCTGTTAAGTTCGGGAGAATTGGGAAAGTAGGGCTCTCGCAGTTCAAGAGTGCAGCTGAGGCAAAATCGGGCGTTTTCCATCTGAATGATGGTCGGATGTTTCTCCTACATGCGACAATTGTGGATGGATGGAAGCAGCTGGAGTGGACAGACGTGTCCCGCCTCTCTTCTGCATCGGCGCTCCGTGAGCCTGTGACCGGGCTATACAACAGACATGGTTTTGCTGAAGCCCTTTCCCGACGCAGTCCGGGCTCGACCCAGATGCTTCTACGGCTCGTGGTGGACTCCTTTGGTAAGGTTCGCGATCAGTTAGGCCAGCTAACTGCCGACCACTTTGTATGCAGAATTGCCGACCGGATCGCCAGCCGAATCGACCCTGCAGGGGTACATTTGGCGCATTTCGGAAACGGTGAATTCCTGATGGTGATCGACGAGGCCGGGGAAGCTGTGGCACTAGATATGCTCGATCTTCTAAGCCGCCCCTATTTGGTAGACGGTGGGATGATCCACTGTTCTGTCAGCATCGGCATGGTCGCGGCGCCCGACGTCGGTGACATTGATGAAGAATTGCGGAACGCGGGGCTGGCACTGCAGCAAGCCAGATTGGAGGGCGGAAACAGTGCTCAGCCGTTCACGGCAAGCATGCGGCACGCCCTAGAGCGCCGCAACGCTCTTGAGTTCGATCTGCGCAAGGCTCTGGCGCTGGGTAAACTTTCGCTCGTCTATCAGCCGCAGTATCGCATCGAGGGCCACAAACTTGTGGGGTTCGAAGCTCTGCTGCGATGGGACCGCGAGGCAGGTCCGGTTTCTCCGGCTGACTTCATACCACTGGCCGAAGAACTCGGACTCATCGTACCGATCGGCGAGTGGGTTTTAAGGACGGCGTGCCTGCAGGCGGCAAACTGGCCTGGCCACATCACAATCTCTGTCAACGTGTCTCCGGTCCAATTCCGCAGCCCGGGCATAGTTACCGCCGTCGCTGCTGCAATTAACAACGCGCGGCTTGATCCGTCCAGGCTGGACCTCGAGGTGACCGAAGGGGCGCTGCTGGCCAACAGCGCGGCGATTATGGACGTCTTCCACCAGTTGAAGATTCTGGGGGTGAAATTTTCAATGGACGATTTCGGAACGGGATACTCGTCGTTGAGCTACCTGCAAAGATTCCCCTTTGACAAGATCAAGATCGACCAGTCTTTTGTGCGCCGCCTTCCAGACAGAGACAGTCGGGCGATCATCCGGGCGGTCTGTGCGCTGGGCAAGTCCCTGGGGATGGCGACGATCGCGGAAGGGGTCGAGACGGAGGACCAGCTGTCGCAAGTAAAGAAGAAGGGTTGCCAGCAGGTTCAAGGCTATCTGACCGGCCGGCCCATGACGCCAGATATGGCCGACCTGCTCGCCGCCGGCATCGAACTAACCAGCGGGGAACGCTGA
- a CDS encoding ferritin-like domain-containing protein — MTQQDTILSAIEPELADTIVQGRRDVFTRYARAAGIMTSAPLVLALASHQAFGQSMPQVIVDTLNFALTLECLGAAFYDQGNKSGVIPSKYRSVFRTIGQHETAHVKLLKGVLGSAAVAAPGIDFTAGGKYVDVWENFDTFLALSQTFEDLGVAAYKGQAGNLMGSREVLTVALQIHSVEARHASEVRLSGLKFGWDGAFDKPISKRAVLAAAAPSLA; from the coding sequence ATGACACAGCAAGACACCATTCTCTCAGCCATCGAGCCGGAACTGGCGGATACCATCGTTCAGGGCCGCCGCGACGTCTTCACCCGATATGCCAGGGCCGCAGGCATCATGACCAGCGCACCACTAGTGCTCGCACTGGCTTCTCACCAGGCTTTCGGTCAGTCCATGCCCCAGGTGATCGTTGATACGCTCAATTTCGCGCTGACGCTCGAATGCCTCGGAGCCGCCTTCTACGACCAAGGCAACAAATCCGGGGTCATCCCGTCGAAATATCGCAGTGTGTTCCGTACCATCGGACAGCACGAGACAGCCCATGTGAAACTGCTCAAGGGCGTACTCGGCTCGGCGGCCGTGGCAGCGCCTGGTATCGATTTCACTGCCGGTGGCAAGTATGTCGACGTCTGGGAAAACTTCGACACATTCCTGGCCCTGAGCCAGACCTTCGAGGATCTGGGCGTGGCTGCTTATAAGGGGCAGGCCGGTAATCTCATGGGCTCACGCGAGGTGCTGACAGTGGCGCTGCAGATCCACTCGGTCGAGGCCCGCCACGCCTCCGAGGTCCGCCTCAGCGGCCTCAAGTTCGGTTGGGACGGCGCCTTCGACAAGCCCATTAGCAAACGCGCTGTGTTGGCCGCGGCGGCACCGTCCCTGGCGTAA
- a CDS encoding chemotaxis protein CheB — protein sequence MTTRPEAIVIGASAGAVEALSAILPKLTAGYALPVIVVVHLPPDRRSEMAELFQAKCRILVREADDKQAIMGGVVYFAPPDYHLLVESDRHFSLSVDEPVMYSRPSIDVLFESAADAYGSGLIGVILTGANSDGAIGLSAVMQAGGVGIVQDPIQAQASAMPEAAMRLSPSAKAMSLTGIAQYLEGIA from the coding sequence ATGACGACGCGACCGGAAGCCATAGTCATCGGGGCATCCGCTGGTGCCGTTGAGGCACTTTCTGCGATCCTGCCAAAGCTGACGGCCGGATACGCCCTTCCGGTGATCGTGGTCGTCCATTTGCCCCCCGACAGGCGCAGCGAGATGGCGGAGCTGTTTCAGGCGAAGTGCCGTATCTTGGTCCGGGAAGCGGATGACAAGCAGGCCATAATGGGTGGCGTCGTCTATTTCGCACCGCCGGACTATCATCTGCTGGTTGAATCAGACCGGCACTTTTCCCTCTCCGTCGACGAACCTGTTATGTACTCGCGCCCTTCGATCGATGTGCTGTTCGAAAGCGCGGCGGACGCATATGGGTCAGGACTAATCGGCGTGATCCTGACCGGCGCCAATAGCGACGGTGCCATTGGCCTATCAGCCGTCATGCAGGCGGGTGGCGTTGGGATCGTACAGGACCCTATCCAAGCCCAAGCCTCGGCGATGCCCGAGGCTGCGATGAGGCTGTCGCCAAGTGCTAAAGCCATGTCGCTTACTGGGATAGCCCAATATCTGGAAGGGATCGCATGA
- a CDS encoding NAD-dependent epimerase/dehydratase family protein, translated as MSRIIVIGGSGHVGSYLVPRLVELGHEVVNVSRGSAKPYRSHHAWDVIENVAIDRAMEEKVGTFGARIAELNGDIVVDMIAFDLASTKQAVEAIRGKVEHYIFCSTIWVYGGLTTVPSPETDLVCPIDSYGRGKAESEEWLMQQARVHGFPATAFRPGHIVGEGWNPITPQGNANPETFSLIARGGELALPNSGLEMVHHVHADDVAQWIICAIQNRAASIGEVFNTVSDRAVTLKGYAEAVYRWFGKEPNLAFKPLEEWLMDLPEDARENTRGHVIRSSCHSIEKSRQRLGYHPRYSSLEAVHESLQALIAAGKVKVPTS; from the coding sequence ATGTCACGCATTATCGTTATTGGCGGCAGCGGCCACGTCGGCAGTTATCTGGTCCCGCGCCTCGTCGAACTCGGTCATGAGGTCGTGAATGTCAGCCGTGGCAGCGCCAAGCCATATCGTTCGCACCACGCCTGGGACGTCATCGAGAACGTCGCCATCGACCGCGCCATGGAAGAGAAGGTCGGCACGTTCGGTGCGAGGATCGCCGAACTCAATGGCGACATTGTCGTGGACATGATCGCCTTCGACCTCGCCAGCACCAAGCAGGCCGTCGAGGCGATCCGCGGCAAGGTCGAGCACTACATCTTCTGCAGCACGATCTGGGTCTACGGCGGCCTCACGACCGTGCCCTCGCCCGAGACCGATCTGGTGTGCCCGATCGACAGCTACGGACGCGGCAAGGCCGAGAGCGAAGAATGGTTGATGCAGCAGGCTCGCGTCCATGGCTTCCCGGCTACCGCATTCCGGCCTGGCCATATCGTCGGCGAAGGCTGGAACCCGATCACGCCGCAGGGCAACGCCAACCCTGAAACCTTCTCGCTCATCGCTCGCGGCGGCGAGTTGGCGTTACCGAACTCCGGTTTGGAAATGGTGCACCACGTCCACGCCGACGACGTGGCGCAATGGATCATCTGCGCGATCCAGAACCGGGCTGCCTCGATCGGCGAGGTGTTTAATACCGTGTCCGATCGGGCGGTCACGCTCAAGGGTTATGCCGAAGCGGTGTATCGCTGGTTCGGCAAGGAGCCCAATCTAGCGTTCAAACCGCTTGAGGAATGGCTTATGGACCTGCCCGAGGACGCCCGGGAGAACACCCGCGGTCACGTCATCCGCAGCAGTTGCCATTCGATCGAGAAAAGCCGCCAGCGTCTTGGCTACCACCCGCGCTACTCAAGTCTTGAGGCTGTCCATGAATCGCTGCAGGCGTTGATCGCTGCAGGCAAGGTTAAAGTGCCGACGAGCTGA
- a CDS encoding outer membrane beta-barrel protein yields MIRLTALLLATAAISTPALAADFYGNQTAAVDMYQAPASDWTGFYVGGFAGGAFNPSSAGVIEIDEDLDGDFSEPLAGPLAAAFGSNFIGSHDGGFLGGIEAGYDHQMGQFVVGGVIDIGYVDFQDRQSGFSSTPASYTQVSELGWLGTIRARGGYLVTEDVLAYVHGGLAIGDTSFSFESTNPNGVSRGGSSTSVGFQVGAGVEAKIQENWSVGVEYAYTNLGDTDFTTRFANGPFAGVNPAGADLRGSDDMFDFHTVKATLKYRF; encoded by the coding sequence ATGATCCGCCTGACCGCTTTGTTGCTGGCAACTGCCGCAATCTCGACGCCTGCCCTAGCTGCAGACTTTTACGGCAATCAAACTGCCGCCGTTGACATGTACCAGGCCCCGGCCAGTGACTGGACCGGCTTTTACGTCGGTGGTTTTGCAGGCGGCGCCTTCAATCCGTCGTCTGCCGGCGTGATCGAAATCGACGAAGATCTCGATGGTGATTTCAGCGAACCTCTGGCTGGTCCGCTTGCCGCTGCCTTCGGCTCCAACTTCATCGGTTCTCACGACGGTGGTTTTCTGGGCGGTATCGAAGCCGGCTATGATCATCAGATGGGCCAGTTCGTCGTCGGTGGCGTGATCGACATCGGCTATGTCGATTTCCAGGATCGCCAGAGCGGTTTCTCCTCCACTCCCGCTTCCTACACCCAGGTTTCCGAACTTGGTTGGCTCGGCACGATCCGTGCACGTGGCGGTTATCTCGTGACCGAAGATGTTCTGGCTTATGTGCATGGTGGTCTGGCCATCGGTGACACAAGCTTCAGCTTCGAATCGACCAATCCGAATGGCGTGTCGCGCGGCGGCTCGTCCACATCGGTGGGCTTCCAGGTGGGTGCCGGTGTCGAAGCTAAAATCCAGGAGAACTGGTCGGTCGGCGTGGAATACGCTTACACAAATCTCGGCGATACCGATTTCACCACGCGCTTCGCCAATGGTCCGTTCGCCGGCGTCAACCCGGCCGGTGCTGACCTGCGTGGCTCGGATGACATGTTCGACTTCCACACCGTCAAGGCGACGCTGAAATACCGCTTCTAA
- a CDS encoding ferritin-like domain-containing protein — protein sequence MSPRLSRRNLLKWTGAAGTIAVAGSLLPNFGISAALAAELGDGDVGVLNYAYALEQLEAAFYTQVLEAPFGEMQVNDQRILTQIRHHEIAHRDFLKGALGRNAIPALEVDFSAVDFSSRSSVLGTADVFENLGVAATMAPAS from the coding sequence GTGTCGCCCCGCCTGTCACGACGCAACTTGCTTAAATGGACCGGCGCCGCCGGCACGATTGCAGTTGCTGGTTCCCTCCTGCCCAATTTTGGTATTTCCGCAGCACTAGCCGCCGAGCTTGGCGATGGAGACGTCGGCGTCCTGAACTACGCCTATGCGCTCGAACAGCTTGAGGCCGCTTTTTACACCCAGGTTCTCGAAGCCCCATTTGGTGAAATGCAGGTCAATGACCAGCGCATCTTGACCCAAATTCGCCATCACGAGATCGCCCACCGTGACTTCCTCAAGGGCGCCCTTGGTCGCAATGCAATTCCGGCGCTTGAAGTAGATTTCTCCGCAGTCGACTTCTCAAGCCGCTCCAGTGTGCTGGGCACGGCCGACGTGTTCGAGAATCTGGGTGTTGCCGCTACAATGGCGCCGGCCAGCTGA
- a CDS encoding BLUF domain-containing protein — MTEFRLVYYSRNLIQEDTLAQAVDTILQASRRNNHLVGVTGALMFSRGHFAQVLEGDQAAIESTFERIQQDTRHGEVHLLDFSPAPERQFRNWSMAFVGLGDDPSFGAAARSGFDPRTLDGQQLFDRLLDLLNE, encoded by the coding sequence ATGACCGAGTTCAGACTGGTCTATTACAGCCGTAACCTGATCCAAGAGGACACTCTCGCTCAGGCGGTCGATACCATCCTGCAAGCCAGCAGACGCAACAATCATCTCGTCGGCGTGACGGGCGCACTGATGTTCAGCAGAGGACATTTCGCCCAAGTGCTAGAAGGTGACCAGGCTGCGATAGAAAGCACGTTTGAGCGCATACAGCAAGACACTCGGCACGGCGAAGTTCATCTGCTGGATTTCTCTCCTGCACCCGAAAGACAATTCCGGAACTGGTCCATGGCCTTCGTCGGCCTGGGAGACGACCCATCCTTCGGTGCAGCGGCGAGGAGCGGCTTCGATCCCCGCACACTTGATGGCCAGCAGCTGTTCGACAGGCTTCTCGACCTGTTGAACGAATAG
- a CDS encoding response regulator: MTTNKPTPLLLVDDLEENLLSLEALLRRQDLEIVTARSGDQALELLLDRDFALALVDVQMPGLNGFELAELMRGNERTRRIPIIFVTAGASDGQRRFRGYEAGAVDFIQKPIEPDIIRSKVDVFCELYLQREQIAAQRDELSAQAEALREATQAKDILIREINHRIKNLFSLTSGLISLSARPATSVAELVSDLQGRMHSLARAHELTLPDLTDASKSMETATTVVGLLHAILAPHQVMGSEILVSGSDVPLKGRALTSLALLLHELTTNAAKYGALSPKGGVLTVNLSTRDETLQLKWEERGFEPGGTPQREGFGTTLERAALQGIGGRLDRNWQPDGLVLLIEAPLVNLIS, encoded by the coding sequence ATGACTACGAACAAGCCAACACCGCTTCTGCTCGTGGATGATCTCGAAGAAAACCTTCTATCATTGGAAGCCCTGCTGCGTCGTCAAGACCTTGAAATCGTCACGGCCAGATCTGGCGATCAGGCTTTGGAGCTATTACTCGACAGAGACTTCGCGTTGGCGCTAGTCGATGTTCAGATGCCCGGCTTGAACGGCTTCGAGCTAGCCGAGCTGATGCGCGGAAACGAACGCACGAGACGTATACCGATCATTTTTGTCACTGCGGGGGCTTCTGACGGACAGCGGCGCTTCCGGGGCTACGAAGCGGGAGCAGTCGACTTCATCCAGAAGCCGATAGAGCCAGACATTATCCGCAGCAAGGTCGACGTATTCTGCGAGCTTTACCTTCAGCGCGAGCAAATTGCAGCGCAGCGCGATGAGCTAAGTGCTCAGGCCGAGGCCTTGCGGGAGGCCACACAGGCTAAAGATATCCTGATCCGGGAGATCAACCACCGCATCAAGAACCTTTTTAGCCTGACCTCTGGGCTGATCTCCCTCAGTGCTCGGCCCGCGACCAGCGTCGCGGAGCTCGTGTCCGATCTTCAGGGCCGTATGCATTCCTTGGCGCGCGCTCATGAATTGACACTTCCAGATTTGACGGATGCGAGCAAGTCAATGGAAACGGCCACCACGGTGGTGGGCCTACTCCATGCCATTTTGGCGCCTCATCAGGTCATGGGATCCGAAATCCTGGTGTCTGGGTCCGACGTACCATTGAAGGGGAGGGCGTTAACGTCACTTGCCCTCCTTCTGCACGAGCTGACCACGAATGCGGCCAAATATGGCGCGCTGTCTCCAAAGGGCGGCGTATTGACGGTCAACCTGTCGACGCGAGATGAGACGCTTCAGTTGAAATGGGAGGAGCGGGGATTTGAGCCTGGTGGTACCCCGCAACGGGAGGGTTTTGGCACCACTTTGGAACGGGCTGCTTTGCAGGGGATAGGCGGAAGGCTGGACAGGAACTGGCAGCCGGACGGACTTGTCCTTTTAATCGAGGCTCCTCTCGTCAATCTGATCTCGTGA
- a CDS encoding protein-glutamate O-methyltransferase CheR — protein sequence MTSALPSEKVEDIEIRLLLEALFLKYHYDFRNYATASIKRRLRQARIQLGYPTISALQDALLHNSDMLPSLLGYLTVQVSEMFRDPGYFRAIREKVVPHLRTYPSLKIWIAGCSEGEELYSMVILFREEGLEDRTIFYATDINHRALGAAEAGIYPLDRIQLFTENHRRSGGKSSLSDYYQAAYGRVAFDKSLRSNVVFSDHSLVTDAVFAEMHLISCRNVMIYFDRDLQNRALGLFDDSLARKGFLGLGAKESIRFSPRGASFADFVREEKIYQKRADA from the coding sequence ATGACTTCTGCACTGCCTTCGGAGAAAGTCGAGGACATAGAGATTCGGCTGCTGCTAGAGGCGCTCTTCCTCAAGTACCACTACGACTTCCGTAATTATGCCACGGCATCGATCAAGCGACGGCTGCGGCAGGCGCGCATCCAGCTAGGCTATCCCACCATCTCTGCGCTGCAGGACGCACTGTTGCACAACTCGGATATGCTCCCGTCGTTGCTCGGCTATCTCACCGTTCAGGTTAGCGAGATGTTCCGGGACCCGGGCTACTTTCGTGCAATCCGCGAGAAAGTCGTCCCGCATCTTCGAACCTATCCTTCGCTTAAGATTTGGATCGCCGGGTGCAGCGAGGGCGAGGAACTCTATTCCATGGTCATCCTGTTCCGCGAGGAAGGGCTGGAAGACCGCACTATTTTCTATGCGACCGACATCAATCACCGCGCGCTCGGAGCGGCAGAAGCCGGGATTTATCCCCTCGACCGGATACAACTTTTCACGGAGAACCACCGGCGATCTGGCGGCAAGTCCTCGCTGTCGGACTACTATCAGGCAGCCTATGGCCGCGTGGCGTTCGACAAGTCGCTGCGTAGCAATGTTGTTTTTTCGGACCACAGCCTAGTCACCGACGCGGTCTTTGCCGAGATGCATCTGATTTCATGCCGGAACGTGATGATCTATTTCGACCGCGACCTGCAAAACAGGGCTCTCGGCCTCTTCGACGATTCCTTAGCGCGAAAAGGTTTCCTCGGCCTCGGGGCGAAGGAAAGCATCAGATTCTCCCCGCGGGGAGCCAGTTTCGCTGACTTCGTTCGCGAGGAGAAGATTTATCAAAAGAGGGCGGACGCATGA